A portion of the Melanotaenia boesemani isolate fMelBoe1 chromosome 2, fMelBoe1.pri, whole genome shotgun sequence genome contains these proteins:
- the napsa gene encoding napsin-A translates to MTRLGMLCIIGVLLISQCTAVIRVPLHKTRSLRRLLSDNGMSLDDLLTLAKSGGADSSPSPSPNLPVERLTNFMDAQYYGVISIGTPPQDFSVLFDTGSSNLWVPSIHCYLFDVACWVHHRYNSKKSSTYVKNGTEFSIRYGRGSLSGFISEDTVSVAGLSVPGQQFGEAVKQPGITFAVARFDGILGMAYPSISVASVTPVFDTAMAAKLLPQNIFSVFISRDPTAAVGGELILGGTDPQYYTGDLHYVNVTRKAYWQIGMDRVDVGNQLTLCKAGCQAIVDTGTSLIVGPSEEIRALHKAIGALPLLVGEYLINCKKIPTLPVVSFNIGGKVFNLTGEDYVVKETQLGAPICLSGFMAMDIPPPAGPLWILGDVFIGKYYTVFDRNADRVGFAAAK, encoded by the exons ATGACGCGACTGGGGATGCTTTGTATTATCGGAGTACTGCTCATAAGTCAGTGCACCGCCGTCATAAG AGTTCCCCTTCATAAAACCAGAAGCCTGCGTCGCCTCTTGAGCGACAATGGGATGTCTCTGGATGACCTTCTGACTTTGGCGAAGAGTGGCGGAGCAGACAGCTCTCCCTCCCCATCCCCCAACCTCCCCGTGGAGAGACTGACCAACTTCATGGAT GCCCAGTACTATGGGGTGATCAGCATTGGCACCCCACCACAGGACTTCAGTGTGCTGTTTGACACTGGTTCCTCCAACCTGTGGGTTCCTTCCATTCACTGCTACCTTTTTGATGTGGCCTGCt GGGTTCATCACCGTTACAACTCAAAGAAGTCGAGCACATATGTTAAGAACGGCACAGAGTTTTCTATCCGATATGGCAGAGGCAGCCTGTCTGGCTTCATCAGTGAGGACACTGTCTCT gTTGCTGGCCTTTCTGTCCCTGGTCAGCAGTTTGGAGAAGCAGTGAAGCAGCCTGGCATCACATTTGCCGTGGCACGGTTTGATGGGATTCTTGGGATGGCATACCCCTCAATCTCGGTGGCTAGTGTCACCCCCGTGTTTGACACAGCCATGGCTGCTAAGCTGCTGCCTCAGAACATCTTCTCTGTCTTCATAAGCag GGACCCAACAGCAGCAGTAGGAGGAGAGCTGATCCTGGGTGGGACAGACCCACAGTACTACACTGGAGACCTGCACTATGTTAATGTGACACGGAAGGCCTACTGGCAGATAGGAATGGACAG GGTTGATGTTGGCAACCAGCTGACTCTTTGCAAGGCCGGTTGCCAGGCTATTGTTGACACGGGAACGTCCCTAATTGTTGGTCCCTCGGAGGAAATCAGAGCACTGCACAAAGCCATCGGAGCTCTGCCCCTGCTGGTGGGAGAG TACTTGATTAACTGCAAGAAGATTCCCACTCTTCCTGTCGTCTCGTTCAACATCGGAGGGAAAGTGTTTAACTTGACTGGGGAGGATTATGTTGTAAAG GAGACTCAGCTGGGCGCACCCATCTGTCTGTCAGGCTTCATGGCCATGGATATCCCTCCTCCTGCCGGGCCCCTCTGGATCCTGGGTGATGTGTTCATTGGGAAATACTACACTGTGTTTGACAGGAATGCTGATCGAGTGGGGTTTGCTGCtgcaaaatag